Proteins encoded by one window of Chanos chanos chromosome 7, fChaCha1.1, whole genome shotgun sequence:
- the kctd12.2 gene encoding potassium channel tetramerization domain containing 12.2, producing MASIDKKRELSTGDSTRKGFSEIIELNVGGQVYVTRHSTLIAVPNSLLWTMFSQKTPAELTTDNKGRFFIDRDGFLFRYILDYLRDLTLVLPDYFKERACLQKEAEFFQLNELSRRLKPVVSKDNSIGEEVCQSDPEETALASALASTSIATTTASSQSLRSPSLDARKTGYITIGYRGSYTIGRDIQTDAKFRRVARITVCGKTSLAKEVFGDTLNESRDPDRPPERYTSRYYLKYNFLEQAFDRLAEMGFHMVACSSTGTCAYASNDPNEDKIWTSYTEYVFCRE from the coding sequence ATGGCGTCAATTGACAAGAAACGTGAGCTGAGCACCGGTGATAGCACAAGAAAAGGTTTCTCTGAAATTATTGAACTGAATGTCGGCGGTCAGGTCTATGTCACACGGCATTCAACTTTGATAGCTGTACCAAATTCTCTGCTGTGGACGATGTTTAGTCAGAAGACCCCTGCGGAACttacaacagacaacaaagGGCGCTTCTTCATTGACCGAGACGGCTTTCTTTTCAGATACATTCTGGATTATTTGCGGGACCTCACCCTCGTTTTACCAGACTATTTCAAAGAGAGGGCTTGTCTTCAGAAAGAGGCAGAATTTTTTCAACTTAATGAGCTGTCAAGACGCCTCAAACCTGTCGTGAGTAAGGATAATTCCATCGGTGAGGAGGTCTGTCAAAGCGATCCTGAGGAAACCGCGTTGGCAAGCGCTCTAGCTAGTACCAGCATCGCCACGACCACTGCCAGTAGTCAGAGCCTTCGCTCTCCTTCCTTAGACGCGCGAAAGACTGGCTACATCACCATTGGATACAGGGGGTCCTACACAATTGGTCGAGACATCCAAACAGATGCCAAATTCAGAAGGGTGGCGAGGATAACGGTGTGCGGGAAAACATCGCTGGCCAAAGAGGTTTTTGGTGATACCCTGAACGAGAGCAGAGACCCCGACAGACCACCAGAGAGATACACATCCAGATATTACCTCAAGTACAATTTCCTTGAGCAAGCGTTTGACCGGCTGGCTGAAATGGGATTTCACATGGTCGCTTGCAGCTCTACGGGCACTTGTGCGTACGCGAGTAACGACCCAAACGAGGACAAAATCTGGACGAGTTACACTGAATATGTATTCTGTAGAGAGTGA